A stretch of the Chengkuizengella sediminis genome encodes the following:
- the rpoB gene encoding DNA-directed RNA polymerase subunit beta codes for MAGQLVQLGRRERRSYARISEVLEVPNLIEIQRKSYQWFLEEGLREMFHDISPIQDFTGNLVLEFIDYSLGEPKYNVDDAKERDVTYAAPLRVKVRLINKETGEVKEQEVFMGDFPLMTETGTFIINGAERVIVSQLVRSPSVYFSTKPDKHGKPAYTTTVIPNRGAWLELETDAKNIIYVRIDRTRKIPVTVLLRALGFSSDQEIIDLLGEDEYIRNTLEKDNTENTDKALLEIYERLRPGEPPTVDNAKSLLISRFFDPRRYDLANVGRYKINKKLHIKDRLFNQRLAESLIDQETGEIIAEAGQVVDRRLLDSIMSNLEKSVGFKEYSVSTGVLDEDTIPIQAINVFSPIEDAKVVKIISNGNIEKDVKHITQADIIASINYFINLLHGIGHTDDIDHLGNRRLRSVGELLQNQFRIGLSRMERVVRERMSIQDTNAITPQALINIRPVIASIKEFFGSSQLSQFMDQTNPLAELTHKRRLSALGPGGLTRERAGFEVRDVHNSHYGRMCPIETPEGPNIGLINSLSTFARVNEFGFIEAPYRWVDPSTGQVTTKIDYLTADEEDNYVVAQANAKLNEDGTFENDMIIVRYNKSADNIQTMPKERVDYMDVSPKQVVSVATALIPFLENDDSNRALMGSNMQRQAVPLLIPRSPFIGTGMEHKAAKDSGVCIVSKHDGFIEKVSANEILVRQQETIDGKVVNGDLIRHRIHKFLRSNQGTCINQRPIVKVGEPVKIGDILADGPSTEKGELALGQNVVVAFMTWEGYNYEDAILLSEKLVKEDVYTSVHIEEYESEARDTKLGPEEITRDIPNVGEDALRNLDERGIIRVGAEIFAGDILVGKVTPKGVTELTAEERLLHAIFGEKAREVRDTSLRVPHGTNGIVVDVKVFTRENGDELPPGVNQLVRVYIAQKRKISEGDKMAGRHGNKGVIARILPEEDMPFLPDGTPVQVVLNPLGVPSRMNIGQVLEVHLGMAARYLGIHVATPVFDGATEVDVFDTMEEAGMQRNGKTKLFDGRTGDQFEREVTVGVMYMIKLAHMVDDKIHARSTGPYSLVTQQPLGGKAQFGGQRFGEMEVWALKAYGAAYTLQEILTVKSDDVVGRVKTYESIVKGENVPEPGIPESFKVLIKELQSLGMDVKMLTENEEEIDLKESDDEDEDSNKDKLSLQIEGAEVKVD; via the coding sequence TTGGCAGGACAACTTGTTCAATTAGGACGACGCGAGCGTAGAAGTTACGCAAGGATTAGTGAAGTGTTGGAGGTTCCAAATTTAATCGAGATTCAAAGGAAATCATATCAGTGGTTTCTTGAAGAAGGTTTACGTGAAATGTTTCACGACATTTCTCCCATTCAGGATTTCACTGGGAACTTAGTATTGGAGTTTATTGACTATAGCTTAGGTGAGCCTAAGTATAATGTCGATGATGCTAAGGAGCGGGATGTGACTTACGCAGCACCGCTGAGAGTGAAAGTTCGTTTAATAAACAAAGAAACAGGAGAAGTGAAAGAACAGGAAGTTTTCATGGGAGACTTTCCACTTATGACAGAAACAGGTACATTCATCATTAATGGTGCTGAACGTGTTATTGTCAGTCAGCTTGTGCGTTCTCCAAGTGTTTATTTTAGTACTAAACCTGATAAACACGGAAAACCAGCTTATACCACAACCGTAATTCCGAATCGTGGAGCTTGGCTTGAGTTAGAAACAGATGCTAAAAATATTATTTATGTTCGTATTGATCGTACACGTAAAATTCCAGTCACGGTTCTTTTAAGAGCGCTTGGATTTAGCTCGGACCAGGAGATTATCGATTTATTAGGTGAAGACGAGTATATTCGTAATACCCTTGAAAAAGATAATACTGAAAATACCGATAAAGCGTTGTTAGAGATTTATGAGAGATTAAGACCGGGTGAGCCACCTACTGTAGATAATGCGAAAAGTTTATTGATTTCTCGATTTTTTGATCCTAGAAGATATGATCTTGCAAATGTAGGAAGATACAAGATTAATAAAAAACTACATATCAAGGATCGTTTGTTCAATCAACGACTTGCTGAATCATTAATAGATCAGGAAACTGGAGAAATTATTGCAGAAGCTGGTCAGGTTGTTGATCGAAGATTACTTGATTCCATTATGTCTAACTTGGAGAAAAGTGTAGGTTTTAAAGAATATAGTGTTTCTACTGGTGTTTTAGATGAAGATACGATACCAATTCAAGCGATTAATGTATTTTCTCCAATTGAAGATGCTAAAGTAGTAAAGATCATCTCAAATGGTAATATTGAAAAGGATGTAAAACACATTACTCAAGCTGATATCATCGCATCCATTAATTACTTTATCAATCTGTTGCATGGTATTGGTCATACAGATGATATTGATCATTTAGGGAATCGTAGACTTCGCTCAGTTGGAGAGCTTTTACAAAATCAATTCCGTATTGGGTTATCTAGAATGGAGAGAGTTGTAAGAGAACGGATGTCCATTCAAGACACAAACGCGATTACACCACAAGCGTTGATTAATATTCGTCCTGTCATCGCTTCAATAAAGGAGTTTTTTGGTAGTTCACAGTTGTCTCAATTTATGGATCAAACGAATCCGTTGGCAGAGCTTACTCATAAGAGACGTCTTTCAGCTCTTGGACCAGGTGGTTTAACAAGAGAGCGTGCAGGATTTGAGGTTCGTGACGTTCATAATTCTCATTATGGACGGATGTGTCCGATTGAAACTCCAGAGGGACCGAATATCGGATTAATTAACTCACTATCAACGTTTGCTAGAGTGAATGAATTTGGTTTCATTGAAGCTCCTTATCGTTGGGTAGACCCAAGTACTGGTCAAGTAACTACAAAAATAGATTATTTGACAGCGGATGAAGAAGATAACTATGTAGTAGCACAAGCGAATGCAAAACTGAACGAAGATGGTACATTTGAAAATGATATGATCATTGTTCGTTACAATAAGTCTGCGGATAACATTCAGACCATGCCTAAAGAACGTGTCGATTATATGGACGTGTCTCCGAAGCAGGTTGTGTCTGTTGCTACCGCATTGATTCCGTTTCTTGAAAATGACGATTCAAACCGTGCGTTGATGGGATCGAACATGCAACGTCAGGCTGTACCATTGTTGATTCCTAGATCTCCATTTATAGGTACGGGAATGGAACATAAGGCAGCCAAGGATTCAGGGGTTTGTATCGTTTCAAAACACGATGGTTTTATTGAAAAAGTTTCGGCCAACGAAATTTTAGTTAGACAACAAGAAACGATAGATGGAAAAGTAGTAAATGGTGATTTGATTCGTCATAGAATCCATAAATTCTTACGCTCTAACCAAGGGACTTGTATTAATCAACGTCCAATAGTGAAAGTAGGAGAGCCAGTTAAGATTGGAGACATTTTAGCGGATGGTCCCTCCACTGAAAAAGGCGAATTAGCTTTAGGTCAAAACGTTGTCGTAGCTTTTATGACGTGGGAAGGTTATAACTATGAGGATGCGATTCTTTTAAGTGAAAAACTAGTGAAAGAAGATGTGTATACCTCAGTTCATATAGAAGAATACGAATCAGAAGCTCGTGATACTAAACTTGGTCCAGAGGAAATCACTAGAGATATTCCTAACGTTGGTGAGGATGCACTCAGAAATCTAGATGAACGAGGCATTATTCGTGTAGGTGCAGAGATTTTCGCTGGGGATATATTAGTAGGTAAGGTTACACCTAAAGGAGTAACGGAACTTACTGCAGAAGAGAGATTGCTTCATGCTATATTCGGTGAAAAAGCTCGAGAGGTAAGAGATACTTCACTTCGAGTTCCACATGGTACAAATGGTATCGTCGTAGACGTAAAAGTATTTACGCGTGAAAATGGTGATGAGCTTCCACCGGGAGTGAATCAACTTGTTCGAGTATATATTGCTCAAAAACGCAAAATCTCCGAAGGGGATAAAATGGCAGGTCGACATGGAAACAAAGGGGTAATCGCAAGAATACTACCTGAGGAAGATATGCCTTTCTTGCCAGATGGCACACCAGTCCAAGTTGTATTAAACCCTCTTGGGGTTCCATCACGTATGAATATCGGTCAGGTACTTGAGGTTCATTTGGGTATGGCCGCAAGATATCTTGGCATACATGTTGCAACACCTGTTTTTGATGGGGCAACTGAGGTGGATGTATTTGATACGATGGAAGAAGCTGGAATGCAACGTAATGGTAAGACAAAATTGTTTGATGGTCGTACTGGTGACCAGTTTGAACGTGAAGTCACTGTAGGTGTGATGTATATGATTAAACTTGCGCATATGGTTGATGACAAAATTCACGCTCGTTCTACTGGACCTTATTCATTAGTTACACAACAACCGTTGGGTGGTAAAGCACAGTTTGGTGGTCAGCGCTTTGGTGAGATGGAAGTATGGGCACTGAAGGCTTATGGTGCAGCTTATACACT
- a CDS encoding class I SAM-dependent methyltransferase: MAEHYYTQEPSVQSNRQVIRVSLRNKEFKFYTDAGVFSKNMIDFGSKLLIEHMDIPSDSKILDVGCGYGPIGICAASLEKTSDVTLIDVNQRAIELAAENAKLNHISNIKLLQSDVYSRLESGQKFDVILTNPPIRAGKEVVHSIFSGAVERLKDGGSLWVIMQKKQGAPSALEKLKSLFSTVEEVSKKKGFKIFKAING, translated from the coding sequence ATGGCTGAGCATTATTACACTCAAGAACCATCAGTACAAAGTAATCGACAAGTGATTCGTGTATCATTGAGAAACAAAGAGTTTAAATTTTATACAGACGCAGGTGTATTCTCTAAAAATATGATTGACTTTGGTTCTAAGTTATTAATAGAACATATGGATATTCCAAGTGACAGTAAAATTCTAGATGTAGGTTGTGGATATGGTCCAATCGGAATATGTGCAGCTTCACTAGAAAAAACCTCTGATGTCACATTGATAGATGTTAATCAAAGAGCGATAGAGTTGGCTGCTGAAAATGCAAAGCTTAATCATATTTCTAATATTAAACTACTTCAAAGTGATGTTTACAGTCGATTAGAAAGTGGTCAAAAATTTGATGTGATTTTAACGAACCCACCTATTCGCGCTGGAAAAGAGGTAGTGCATTCTATTTTTTCAGGTGCAGTTGAAAGATTGAAAGATGGTGGATCACTATGGGTAATTATGCAAAAGAAACAAGGGGCACCTTCAGCATTAGAAAAACTGAAGAGTTTATTTTCAACAGTGGAGGAAGTCTCTAAGAAAAAGGGATTTAAAATATTCAAAGCCATAAATGGCTAA